In Gammaproteobacteria bacterium, one DNA window encodes the following:
- the pgaD gene encoding poly-beta-1,6-N-acetyl-D-glucosamine biosynthesis protein PgaD: MNTLIIQSPHNQGILRKYTQSSMTAVLWILWIYLLLPILAPLLLLIGNDVQTISHIEGSLNIKQFIAILPFIAMIALMYWLWSKYNTLLYLQRNKKDKGNSIQQYASSNYFGASTKELSCWRNFKQVTVKLTEQGDISYVKEHKL, encoded by the coding sequence ATGAATACATTAATAATTCAAAGCCCCCACAACCAAGGCATACTACGCAAATATACACAGAGCTCGATGACTGCGGTGTTATGGATATTATGGATTTATCTACTATTGCCAATATTAGCGCCATTACTATTATTGATTGGCAATGATGTTCAAACCATAAGTCATATTGAAGGTTCATTAAATATTAAACAGTTCATTGCTATACTCCCTTTTATTGCCATGATTGCTCTGATGTATTGGTTGTGGAGTAAATACAATACGTTACTGTATCTTCAACGCAATAAAAAAGATAAGGGGAATAGTATTCAACAGTATGCGTCATCAAACTATTTTGGTGCTTCAACCAAAGAGCTGAGCTGCTGGCGGAATTTTAAACAGGTGACTGTCAAGCTAACTGAGCAAGGCGATATCTCTTACGTAAAAGAACATAAATTGTAA
- a CDS encoding discoidin domain-containing protein: MQCFRSFHAFATLTLLTFLLFVTGCGGNSDPQSSDDTDSSIVKINYDAESASWWLHYSSDEPVLCAINLGQTSSEGFSQLQSMDMTRPVREHSLELTLVADMRYRAMLTTFDTTNNVQRSQIFHFTTTRNQNGDLNLIEETVTQLTTVDDLSNAAEIWQITPNSSEVSSNSATIQFETDIPTLVSTAYGKSTNFGLSERMAGGMATTEHMLQLMALSAEMAYHYNIIVIDESGELYQSENLTFTTEQNIIPNSSLGDNIALKSLGASISSVSSNWSNGDNDSSFGANNAIDDDPNTEWSSNDEGNNATIEITLDKAYAITGIGFWTRTMGSSAQITQFEVLTTDGTSLGIFDLPNATQLHKFDISETMQKTLKFSVISSNGGNTGARSIEIYQ, encoded by the coding sequence ATGCAGTGCTTCCGCTCATTTCATGCCTTTGCAACCCTTACCCTATTAACTTTTTTACTTTTCGTCACAGGTTGTGGTGGTAACAGCGACCCACAAAGCAGTGACGATACGGACAGCTCAATTGTAAAAATCAATTACGATGCAGAATCAGCGAGCTGGTGGCTACATTACAGTTCCGATGAGCCTGTGCTCTGTGCGATTAATCTAGGTCAAACAAGCTCAGAGGGATTTAGCCAGCTGCAATCCATGGATATGACACGCCCGGTGAGGGAACATAGCCTTGAACTCACCCTTGTGGCCGATATGCGCTACCGAGCTATGCTGACCACCTTTGATACAACAAACAACGTACAACGCTCTCAAATTTTTCATTTCACCACAACCCGCAACCAAAATGGTGATCTGAACCTCATTGAAGAGACAGTTACTCAACTAACAACTGTTGACGATTTAAGCAATGCCGCTGAGATCTGGCAGATTACTCCCAATAGCTCAGAGGTCAGCTCCAATAGTGCAACCATTCAGTTCGAAACAGATATACCAACACTTGTAAGTACAGCCTATGGTAAATCGACAAACTTCGGACTATCGGAGCGCATGGCCGGTGGCATGGCCACAACAGAGCACATGCTTCAACTCATGGCACTTTCTGCTGAGATGGCCTATCACTACAATATCATCGTGATTGATGAGTCTGGCGAGTTGTATCAATCAGAAAATCTTACATTTACGACCGAACAAAACATCATTCCAAACAGTAGTTTGGGCGATAATATTGCACTGAAATCATTAGGCGCAAGCATCTCAAGCGTAAGCAGTAACTGGAGTAACGGTGATAACGACAGCAGCTTTGGTGCTAATAACGCCATTGACGACGACCCTAACACCGAGTGGTCATCCAACGATGAGGGAAACAACGCGACCATAGAAATTACGCTGGATAAAGCATACGCTATTACCGGAATCGGCTTCTGGACAAGAACAATGGGCAGCAGTGCCCAAATCACACAGTTCGAAGTATTGACCACAGATGGCACTTCACTCGGTATATTCGACCTGCCTAATGCCACTCAACTCCATAAATTCGATATTTCAGAAACTATGCAGAAAACATTGAAATTCAGCGTGATAAGCAGCAATGGGGGTAACACTGGGGCTAGAAGTATTGAGATTTATCAGTAA
- a CDS encoding DNA recombination protein RmuC: MDLKLIFTENILYILFAITALLSAMTAWTFTYFWALRQQSELREENTKLRTTLELERQNALEKRADTHTMQKQLRDTFSMLSTRALNQNNEQFLKLANENLKQLHIQSQSDLAQKEHSIKAMLDPIKEALNKTDQQIQRVEQDRKEAYGSLSQYLDSMQQTQQMLHTETHNLSQAMRRPEVRGQWGELTLKRLAELSGMVEFCDFYEQEHTTTPEGAFRPDMIIRIPGSREIIVDVKTPLDAYLSAIEAPDDQTRNKYLEKHARNVNRRVNELASKNYWKQFKNSPDFVVLFIPGDPFLSAALEFDRDLLEKALIKKVILATPTSFVALLRTIAYGWRQQTLADNAETIRDLGEDLYKRLATFSEHLGKLGNNLENTVEHYNKAIGSFERQITPAAQKFTKLGIRTSKEVEQPDCIETSVRSTTEKIR, translated from the coding sequence GTGGATTTAAAACTGATATTTACTGAAAACATACTCTATATACTATTTGCAATCACCGCCCTACTCTCCGCAATGACCGCATGGACATTCACCTATTTCTGGGCGCTGCGCCAACAAAGCGAACTGCGTGAAGAAAATACAAAGCTCAGAACCACTCTGGAACTTGAACGACAAAATGCATTAGAAAAACGTGCCGACACCCACACCATGCAAAAGCAGCTCAGAGATACCTTTTCAATGCTCTCCACAAGGGCGCTCAATCAAAATAATGAGCAGTTTCTCAAACTGGCCAACGAAAACCTGAAGCAACTCCACATACAATCCCAAAGTGACCTCGCTCAAAAAGAACACTCCATTAAAGCGATGCTTGATCCGATCAAAGAAGCGCTCAACAAAACAGATCAGCAAATTCAACGTGTTGAACAGGACCGCAAAGAAGCCTATGGCTCACTGAGTCAATACCTCGATTCAATGCAGCAAACTCAGCAGATGCTCCATACTGAGACACACAATTTAAGTCAAGCCATGCGCAGGCCAGAGGTGCGTGGTCAATGGGGTGAATTAACCCTGAAACGCCTTGCCGAACTTTCAGGCATGGTTGAATTTTGTGATTTCTATGAACAAGAGCATACAACAACACCTGAAGGTGCTTTTCGCCCCGATATGATCATACGCATTCCTGGGTCTCGTGAAATTATTGTCGATGTTAAAACACCGCTGGATGCTTACCTCAGCGCCATTGAAGCCCCTGATGATCAAACACGTAACAAGTACCTAGAAAAACATGCGCGAAATGTCAATCGCCGTGTTAACGAACTGGCCAGTAAAAACTACTGGAAACAATTCAAAAATAGCCCAGATTTTGTCGTGTTGTTTATCCCTGGCGATCCATTTTTAAGTGCCGCACTGGAGTTCGACCGAGACCTGTTAGAAAAAGCACTCATCAAAAAAGTGATTCTCGCCACCCCGACCAGCTTCGTCGCACTGCTGCGCACCATCGCTTATGGCTGGCGACAACAAACACTGGCCGACAATGCAGAAACCATTCGTGACCTCGGTGAAGACCTGTACAAACGCCTTGCCACATTTTCAGAACACTTAGGAAAACTCGGTAACAATCTCGAAAATACCGTAGAGCACTACAACAAAGCCATCGGATCATTTGAACGCCAGATTACCCCAGCCGCACAAAAATTCACAAAGCTAGGTATTAGAACAAGCAAAGAGGTTGAGCAGCCAGATTGCATTGAAACAAGCGTTAGATCTACTACCGAAAAAATCAGGTAA
- a CDS encoding HAD-IA family hydrolase yields MSSKIETILFDLDGTLADTAPDLAYALNTVLKEQGKALCPFEKIRVAASNGTGALIKLGFGETENHQILSQRLIEIYANNITRETSLFNGMNSLLDHIEQQGKTWGVVTNKPAFLTDPLMDQLGLSDRAACIVSGDTTSMRKPHPEPLFHASRLASQPPEKCLYVGDAERDIEAGNRAGMTTLAALFGYISDNDYPQSWQADGLIHHPQDILQWI; encoded by the coding sequence ATGAGTTCAAAAATAGAAACCATTCTGTTTGATCTGGATGGCACACTAGCTGATACAGCGCCCGACCTGGCTTATGCTCTGAATACTGTATTGAAAGAACAAGGCAAAGCCCTATGTCCTTTTGAAAAAATTCGCGTTGCAGCATCCAACGGCACAGGTGCTTTGATTAAACTTGGCTTTGGTGAAACAGAAAACCATCAAATACTCAGTCAGAGGCTCATTGAAATTTATGCCAACAATATTACGCGTGAAACCAGCCTTTTTAACGGCATGAATTCACTGCTGGATCATATCGAGCAACAAGGAAAAACCTGGGGTGTAGTCACCAATAAACCCGCATTTTTAACCGACCCGCTCATGGATCAGCTTGGGCTGTCTGATCGAGCCGCCTGCATTGTCAGCGGTGATACAACTTCAATGAGAAAACCCCATCCCGAACCACTTTTCCATGCCAGCCGTTTGGCCAGCCAACCCCCTGAAAAGTGCCTTTACGTCGGAGATGCCGAGCGAGATATTGAAGCCGGTAATCGTGCAGGTATGACAACATTGGCCGCACTGTTTGGCTATATTAGTGACAATGATTATCCACAAAGCTGGCAAGCCGATGGGCTGATTCACCATCCACAGGATATTTTGCAGTGGATTTAA
- the ubiG gene encoding bifunctional 2-polyprenyl-6-hydroxyphenol methylase/3-demethylubiquinol 3-O-methyltransferase UbiG: protein MTEILQNVDPQEVGKFNALASRWWDSTSEFKPLHDINPLRLNYIDEHASIAGKEVLDVGCGGGILSESMAFRGAEVTGIDMATAALSVAELHLLESGAKVNYQQTSVETLSTKQPSTFDVITCMEMLEHVPDPSSVIKSCAKLVKPGGNLFFSTLNRNAKSYLFAILGAEYILKMLPKGTHDYQKFIRPSELEEWIREAGLELKKITGMSYNPLTQSYKLNQDLSVNYLVHVVRPK from the coding sequence ATGACTGAAATCCTTCAAAATGTTGACCCTCAAGAAGTTGGAAAATTTAATGCCTTAGCATCACGTTGGTGGGATTCCACCAGTGAATTCAAACCCCTGCATGACATTAATCCACTTCGCTTAAACTATATCGACGAACACGCGAGCATTGCAGGAAAAGAGGTGCTGGACGTTGGCTGTGGCGGCGGCATACTCTCTGAAAGCATGGCTTTTCGTGGCGCAGAAGTAACGGGGATCGACATGGCAACAGCCGCACTCTCTGTTGCAGAACTTCACTTGCTTGAATCCGGTGCAAAAGTTAATTACCAACAAACTTCAGTAGAAACTCTATCTACAAAACAACCATCAACTTTTGATGTTATCACCTGCATGGAGATGCTGGAGCACGTACCCGACCCTTCTTCGGTCATTAAATCCTGCGCCAAGCTGGTTAAACCAGGTGGAAATCTTTTCTTTTCTACACTCAATCGAAATGCAAAATCCTACCTCTTTGCCATTCTCGGCGCAGAATACATTCTGAAAATGCTCCCCAAGGGCACACACGACTATCAGAAATTCATTCGTCCATCAGAACTGGAAGAGTGGATTCGAGAAGCTGGTCTGGAACTCAAAAAAATAACAGGCATGAGCTACAACCCTCTGACTCAGAGCTATAAACTTAATCAGGATCTCAGCGTCAACTATCTGGTTCATGTGGTTCGCCCTAAATGA
- a CDS encoding TRZ/ATZ family hydrolase yields MQNIDALIHARWIIPVEPENIVHENYSLAIHEGHILELLPTDQAKEKYLGHNVQNLTEHALIPGLINTHTHAAMSLFRGLSDDLPLMEWLNDHIWPAEGKWVNSDFVQDGTELAIAEMIRGGTTTFSDMYFFPDVAARIADKSGIRAVVGMIIIDFPTVWASGADEYISKGLEVHERYRHHPRITTTFAPHAPYTVSDEPLQQINTLAEQLDIPVHIHLHETSDEISQSIEKYKERPLERLTRLGLISPRLIAVHMTHLNDDEISQITKAGVHVVHCPESNLKLASGFCPVHKIMRAGGNVALGTDGAASNNDLDMFGEMRSAALLAKAVANDASALPAEDALKIATLGGAKALGIDDKTGSFKAGKAADITAVNLGSLESQPMYHPISQIVYTSGRHNVTDVWVAGQHLLKSGMLTTLDEQKIKQKTLRWQTCIAEE; encoded by the coding sequence ATGCAAAATATAGATGCTCTCATCCACGCCCGCTGGATTATTCCCGTTGAGCCTGAAAACATTGTTCATGAAAATTACAGCCTTGCCATTCATGAAGGACATATTCTGGAACTCTTGCCTACAGACCAAGCCAAAGAAAAATATCTAGGCCACAACGTACAAAATCTCACAGAACATGCACTGATTCCCGGCCTGATCAATACTCATACTCATGCGGCAATGAGTCTGTTCAGGGGGTTATCTGACGATTTGCCTTTGATGGAGTGGCTGAACGATCACATCTGGCCCGCTGAAGGAAAGTGGGTTAACAGTGATTTTGTTCAGGACGGTACTGAGCTTGCAATCGCCGAAATGATACGCGGCGGCACAACCACTTTTAGTGATATGTATTTTTTTCCAGACGTTGCGGCGCGTATTGCAGATAAAAGTGGCATACGAGCCGTTGTTGGTATGATCATTATTGACTTTCCAACGGTGTGGGCGAGTGGTGCCGATGAATACATCAGCAAAGGTCTGGAAGTGCATGAGCGTTATCGTCACCACCCCCGCATCACCACTACATTTGCACCTCATGCGCCCTATACGGTTTCCGATGAACCGCTACAACAGATCAATACACTGGCTGAGCAGCTCGATATTCCGGTACATATTCACCTTCATGAAACTTCTGATGAAATCAGCCAAAGCATTGAAAAATATAAAGAGCGGCCACTAGAGCGGCTGACTCGTCTGGGTTTGATATCTCCCCGTTTAATTGCCGTTCATATGACTCACCTGAATGATGATGAAATTTCACAAATAACTAAAGCAGGCGTACACGTTGTACATTGCCCTGAATCGAATTTAAAACTCGCCAGTGGCTTTTGCCCCGTTCATAAAATCATGCGGGCGGGTGGAAACGTTGCATTAGGCACCGATGGCGCAGCCAGCAATAACGACCTTGATATGTTTGGAGAGATGCGCAGTGCCGCACTTCTTGCCAAAGCAGTCGCCAACGATGCTAGTGCTTTACCAGCAGAAGATGCCCTCAAAATAGCCACACTGGGGGGTGCTAAAGCATTAGGAATTGATGATAAAACAGGTTCATTTAAAGCAGGAAAAGCAGCCGATATCACCGCCGTGAATCTTGGTTCATTAGAAAGCCAGCCGATGTATCACCCAATATCACAAATCGTTTATACCAGCGGCCGGCATAATGTTACGGATGTCTGGGTTGCAGGCCAGCACTTGTTAAAAAGTGGTATGCTCACCACATTAGATGAACAGAAGATCAAACAAAAAACTCTGCGCTGGCAAACTTGTATTGCCGAAGAATGA
- a CDS encoding response regulator transcription factor, producing the protein MRVLVIEDEAPLREQLTERLTSQGFAVDCADNGVDGLFLGQEHPYDVMVIDLGLPGMLGIDVIKTLRSEGNMCPILILTARGRWNEKVDGLEAGADDYMVKPFHIEELLARLNVLARRAAGWAQSVLQCEVIALNTSTQVVTVSDEAVELTSYEYKLLEYLMLHAGEVISKTNLTEHLYDQDFDRDSNVIEVFIRRLRNKLDPDKKLQPIETLRGRGYRFTLARLPT; encoded by the coding sequence ATGCGTGTATTAGTAATTGAAGATGAAGCCCCATTGCGAGAACAATTGACTGAGCGATTAACGAGCCAGGGTTTTGCTGTAGATTGTGCTGATAATGGTGTGGATGGTCTGTTTTTGGGGCAAGAGCACCCTTATGATGTCATGGTGATTGACTTGGGGTTGCCGGGAATGCTTGGAATTGATGTGATTAAAACATTGCGTTCAGAAGGCAATATGTGCCCAATATTGATTTTAACTGCGCGTGGGCGCTGGAACGAAAAAGTGGATGGCCTGGAAGCGGGGGCGGATGATTATATGGTGAAGCCTTTTCATATTGAAGAGTTACTGGCACGCCTTAACGTTCTGGCACGGCGAGCCGCGGGTTGGGCGCAGTCTGTATTGCAATGTGAGGTCATTGCATTGAACACAAGTACTCAGGTAGTCACTGTGAGTGACGAAGCGGTAGAACTGACATCTTATGAATATAAACTGCTGGAGTATTTAATGTTACATGCGGGCGAAGTAATTTCAAAAACTAACCTGACGGAACATTTGTATGATCAGGATTTTGATCGTGATAGCAATGTCATTGAAGTGTTTATTCGACGTTTAAGAAATAAGCTCGATCCTGATAAAAAATTACAGCCTATCGAAACATTACGTGGACGCGGATATCGTTTTACGCTGGCACGCTTACCAACTTAA
- a CDS encoding ATP-binding protein: MRLFQSISGRLLLAGSLVLTAFLGVTGLILDRLFCHSIEAGIQQRLKTTAYLLMSAAELGGKQGVRLPEVLPEARFSTLKSGLYAQVANNAGNGLWRSPSMSSLNISFHKDLAPLEQRFKRSVASNGQELFIFSFGLTLRNNAGPEKQYTFSVAESLDSYKKQVAAFRQNLAISLGSVALLLLVTQWLVLRWGLVPLRRAADGLVAIETGEQTQLQGKYPKELRGLTNNINALILSEREHITRYRDALGDLAHSMKTPLAVLQGYMEESEKHDSKNSLLSEAKEQVVRMTQIVEYQLQRAATSGRIALAKPVLLKPLVKKVIGALNKVYSEKSVETMLDFDDTVIYHGDEGDLMEITGNLLDNAFKWCNSRVDVSVKREIAENGTIAGIQIRIWDDGPGIPVEQMEKVLQRGTRADVGIEGHGIGLAIVDTIAQLYGGRVKIEAGPLGGAMISVYLEGA, translated from the coding sequence ATGCGCTTATTCCAATCAATCAGTGGTCGTTTATTGCTTGCTGGAAGTCTGGTTTTGACGGCGTTTTTGGGGGTGACCGGCCTGATACTGGACCGGCTATTTTGTCATAGTATTGAAGCAGGTATTCAGCAGCGCTTGAAAACAACAGCGTATTTACTGATGTCTGCGGCAGAGCTAGGGGGAAAGCAAGGGGTTCGTTTACCTGAGGTACTGCCAGAAGCACGTTTTTCAACTTTGAAATCAGGTTTATATGCACAAGTTGCAAATAATGCGGGCAATGGTTTATGGCGCTCGCCATCCATGAGTTCCTTGAATATCTCTTTTCATAAGGATTTGGCTCCATTAGAGCAACGTTTTAAACGATCAGTGGCATCAAATGGCCAAGAGCTTTTTATTTTTAGTTTTGGTTTGACTTTACGGAATAATGCTGGGCCTGAAAAACAGTATACATTCAGTGTTGCAGAGAGTTTGGATAGTTATAAAAAACAAGTGGCTGCATTTCGTCAAAATCTAGCCATATCACTGGGGAGTGTTGCATTGTTGCTGCTCGTTACGCAGTGGTTAGTTTTACGTTGGGGTTTGGTTCCTTTGCGTCGTGCAGCAGATGGTTTGGTCGCAATAGAAACGGGGGAACAAACGCAGCTTCAGGGTAAATACCCCAAAGAGTTAAGAGGGTTAACGAATAATATTAACGCACTGATTCTTAGCGAAAGAGAACATATAACACGTTACCGAGATGCACTGGGTGATTTGGCTCACAGCATGAAAACACCTTTGGCTGTTTTGCAGGGTTATATGGAAGAGTCTGAAAAACATGACTCAAAAAACTCATTATTAAGTGAAGCAAAAGAACAAGTGGTGCGGATGACGCAAATTGTCGAGTATCAACTGCAACGTGCTGCAACATCGGGGCGTATTGCACTGGCCAAGCCCGTTCTTTTGAAACCATTAGTTAAAAAAGTGATTGGAGCACTCAATAAAGTCTACTCAGAAAAGTCAGTAGAAACCATGTTAGATTTTGATGATACGGTGATTTACCATGGTGATGAAGGTGATTTGATGGAAATTACCGGAAATTTATTGGATAACGCGTTTAAATGGTGTAACAGTCGTGTTGATGTGAGTGTTAAACGGGAGATAGCTGAAAATGGCACCATTGCTGGGATACAAATAAGAATATGGGACGATGGGCCAGGCATTCCAGTGGAGCAGATGGAAAAAGTATTGCAACGTGGAACACGTGCTGATGTAGGAATAGAGGGACACGGTATTGGGCTTGCGATTGTGGATACGATTGCTCAGCTTTATGGTGGACGAGTCAAGATTGAGGCGGGGCCACTTGGTGGTGCCATGATTTCAGTCTATTTAGAAGGTGCATAA
- a CDS encoding proprotein convertase P-domain-containing protein, producing MTKSTQTYTYHAGEKLMLKKKPDQMVVRALPDVLEKAGIHSLERVSSASSRVSGIAHEKLDQLMVRARGLAVTHHAYEVDDSSKSDFLITDRIFVTFIPSATLELISALAGKYGLITKARYSGHEFLYQLTNATGMNPVKLIVKLTEDEPLVERAEHDLNLLAKTQALSLPTDPSYYRQWHLHTDFVHDDFDSISSSRCQSAWQLLEGYGSADVVVGVTDDGCQLDHIDFDSGQKFSGWGYFQGDSLITNSAVGADPAEMYQLGSNHGTSVAGVVAAELDAQLTVGAAPGCKLFPVKWESDGPNLYISTGKFYTALRYLADKVDVLSNSWGVTPSSYWPSYVTTYIEALAKDGGRRGKGIVFLWAAGNENCPINYESNLDIPYSDGWSSGANGWYWSGVRTSRKFTNDLVGLDGVMHIAALSSTGKRSHYSNYGRGISLCAPSSNVHSYSRLEVDGLGITTATGPSAGSSSPVTQSFGGTSSAAPLVAGIAALVISANPELSGQAVISLLKRTASKQLNMSGYPRTPAASYDPDPDWDISPVAPFDQGDFQEIEGEEGSWSPWFGHGNVDAFKAVQAAIGKSQSTAKTDDYLFESSPNKNIPDENMIGIQDTIDVNKSGRLEGVQVSLDITHTWVGDLEVRLTAPDGNSVLLHNRTGSNQQNIQQSYDFNNHAALASFKGSTINGRWVLQVRDLAGQDVGQLNQWGLQFQIATLAVFKEDNNSEKIPDNQPEGITKIIKFDEKIMIKAIRVAVDITHPWVGDLVVKLIAPTQDEFILHNRSGRSQDNLRHEWSAENYAEFGLMVGQEAKGEWLLNVSDHAGRDIGKLNRWSITVSG from the coding sequence ATGACAAAATCAACCCAAACTTACACATACCATGCGGGCGAAAAGCTCATGCTCAAAAAAAAGCCCGATCAAATGGTGGTGCGTGCGTTACCCGATGTACTGGAAAAGGCTGGAATTCACTCATTAGAACGAGTCTCTTCGGCCTCATCTCGCGTGAGTGGTATTGCGCATGAAAAGCTTGATCAATTAATGGTGCGTGCGCGGGGTTTGGCGGTGACTCACCACGCTTATGAAGTTGATGATAGTAGCAAGAGTGATTTTCTTATAACCGATCGTATATTCGTGACATTTATACCCAGTGCAACGCTGGAGTTAATTAGTGCATTAGCAGGAAAGTATGGACTGATAACAAAAGCACGTTACAGTGGGCACGAATTTTTATATCAGCTCACCAATGCAACAGGTATGAACCCTGTGAAATTAATTGTTAAGCTGACTGAGGATGAGCCTTTAGTAGAACGTGCTGAACATGACTTGAATCTGTTAGCCAAGACTCAGGCACTCTCTTTGCCGACTGATCCTTCTTATTATCGTCAATGGCATCTTCATACTGATTTTGTTCATGATGATTTTGATTCGATCTCTTCAAGTCGCTGCCAATCTGCCTGGCAGTTATTGGAAGGGTATGGCAGCGCTGATGTGGTGGTTGGAGTCACCGATGATGGTTGCCAGCTTGATCATATTGATTTTGACTCGGGGCAAAAATTTTCAGGTTGGGGTTACTTTCAAGGTGATAGTCTTATTACAAACAGTGCTGTAGGGGCTGATCCTGCTGAAATGTACCAGCTGGGTTCCAATCATGGAACTTCTGTTGCGGGTGTGGTTGCTGCTGAGCTTGATGCGCAATTAACTGTAGGCGCTGCACCAGGTTGCAAGCTGTTTCCTGTTAAATGGGAGTCTGATGGCCCAAACCTCTATATTTCAACAGGAAAATTTTATACAGCATTACGCTATCTCGCTGATAAAGTCGATGTTCTTTCAAACTCATGGGGAGTAACGCCTTCAAGTTATTGGCCCAGTTATGTGACGACATATATTGAAGCCTTGGCTAAAGATGGAGGGCGACGCGGCAAGGGGATTGTCTTTTTGTGGGCGGCGGGTAATGAAAATTGTCCGATCAATTACGAAAGTAATCTTGATATACCTTATTCTGATGGCTGGAGTTCTGGGGCTAATGGTTGGTACTGGAGCGGTGTTCGTACTTCCCGAAAGTTTACAAACGATCTGGTAGGGTTGGATGGGGTGATGCATATCGCTGCATTATCTAGTACGGGAAAACGCAGCCATTATTCAAATTATGGCAGAGGAATTTCACTGTGCGCGCCTAGTAGTAACGTCCATTCGTACTCTCGCCTTGAAGTTGATGGTTTAGGTATTACAACGGCAACAGGACCTTCAGCGGGTTCATCATCTCCCGTCACGCAAAGTTTCGGTGGCACTTCCAGTGCAGCACCTCTTGTTGCAGGTATTGCTGCTTTAGTGATCTCTGCGAATCCTGAACTGAGTGGACAAGCAGTGATATCACTGCTCAAACGTACGGCTTCAAAGCAGTTAAACATGTCGGGTTATCCAAGAACGCCCGCAGCAAGTTACGACCCTGATCCTGATTGGGATATTTCACCTGTCGCACCATTTGATCAAGGAGACTTTCAGGAAATTGAAGGTGAAGAGGGAAGCTGGAGTCCGTGGTTTGGCCATGGAAATGTTGATGCGTTTAAAGCAGTGCAAGCTGCGATAGGGAAATCTCAAAGCACAGCTAAAACTGATGATTACCTATTTGAATCATCACCCAATAAAAATATTCCTGATGAAAACATGATCGGTATTCAAGATACGATTGATGTGAATAAAAGTGGTCGCCTGGAAGGCGTTCAGGTGAGTTTGGATATTACTCATACCTGGGTGGGTGACCTGGAAGTACGATTAACAGCACCTGATGGCAATAGCGTACTATTGCATAATAGAACGGGCTCTAATCAACAAAATATTCAGCAAAGTTATGACTTTAATAATCATGCTGCTTTGGCCTCTTTCAAAGGAAGCACAATCAATGGGCGTTGGGTTTTGCAAGTAAGAGATCTGGCAGGGCAGGATGTGGGTCAGTTAAATCAGTGGGGCTTACAATTTCAAATAGCTACTTTAGCTGTATTTAAAGAAGATAATAATTCAGAAAAAATTCCTGATAATCAGCCGGAAGGAATTACTAAAATAATTAAATTTGATGAAAAAATCATGATAAAGGCTATAAGAGTTGCTGTTGATATCACTCATCCGTGGGTTGGTGATTTGGTTGTTAAATTAATTGCACCAACTCAAGATGAATTTATTTTACATAATCGCAGTGGCCGTAGTCAGGATAATTTGAGGCATGAGTGGAGTGCTGAAAACTATGCTGAGTTTGGCCTTATGGTTGGGCAAGAAGCGAAAGGAGAGTGGCTGTTAAATGTTTCTGATCATGCTGGGCGTGATATTGGAAAGCTGAACCGATGGAGCATTACTGTTTCAGGTTGA